In one window of Tellurirhabdus rosea DNA:
- a CDS encoding o-succinylbenzoate synthase — MSLKADFIKHTLNFKFEAGTSRGVLTEKETYFVRIRNHESPLVYGLGECGPLKGLSIDDRPDFEEQLSEVCELFNSLDLQLFTWNIPIILSQLISNEFPAIQFGFETAMFDYIHGGRRVIVENDFSKGSKTIPINGLVWMGSREAMLRQLEEKLGGGYTTIKLKIGAIDFEQECDLLAYVRSRFSPEQVTLRVDANGAFHPEEADEKLARLAGFGIHSIEQPIRAGQHELMADLCRRSPVPVALDEDLIGHMEYVDKFRLLKKIHPQFIVLKPTLLGGMRHCDEWIEIANRLGIGWWITSALESNIGLNAIAQYTAGFKNPLPQGLGTGQLYHNNIDSPLTIANGYLHYDSQKDWKLGTVAARTGVQV; from the coding sequence ATGAGCCTGAAGGCTGATTTCATCAAACACACGCTGAACTTCAAATTTGAGGCCGGAACGTCGCGGGGCGTACTGACGGAGAAGGAGACGTATTTCGTCCGGATCCGCAACCACGAAAGTCCGCTGGTGTACGGTCTCGGCGAATGCGGCCCGCTCAAAGGCCTGAGCATCGACGACCGTCCGGACTTTGAAGAGCAGCTCAGCGAGGTGTGTGAGTTGTTCAACAGCCTTGACCTCCAGCTTTTTACCTGGAACATCCCCATCATCCTTTCGCAGCTGATTTCCAACGAATTTCCGGCCATTCAGTTCGGTTTCGAAACGGCCATGTTCGATTACATCCACGGCGGGCGGCGGGTGATTGTGGAGAATGATTTTTCCAAAGGCAGCAAAACCATTCCCATCAACGGGCTGGTCTGGATGGGCAGCCGGGAGGCCATGCTGCGGCAACTGGAAGAAAAACTGGGCGGCGGCTACACGACCATCAAGCTGAAAATCGGCGCCATTGATTTCGAGCAGGAATGCGATCTGCTGGCCTACGTCCGCTCCCGTTTCTCGCCCGAGCAGGTGACGCTGCGGGTCGATGCCAACGGCGCGTTTCATCCCGAAGAAGCCGACGAAAAACTAGCCCGGCTGGCCGGTTTCGGCATTCATTCCATCGAACAGCCCATTCGCGCGGGCCAGCACGAACTGATGGCGGACCTCTGCCGCCGTTCACCCGTGCCCGTGGCGCTGGACGAAGACCTGATCGGCCACATGGAATACGTCGATAAATTCCGGCTGCTGAAAAAGATTCACCCGCAGTTTATTGTCCTCAAGCCCACGCTTCTGGGCGGGATGCGCCACTGCGACGAATGGATCGAAATTGCCAACCGGCTGGGCATCGGCTGGTGGATCACCTCCGCCCTCGAATCCAACATCGGCCTCAACGCCATTGCCCAGTACACGGCCGGCTTCAAGAATCCGTTGCCGCAGGGCCTCGGCACCGGCCAGCTCTATCACAACAACATCGACAGCCCGCTGACGATTGCCAACGGGTACCTACACTACGATTCGCAAAAAGACTGGAAACTCGGGACCGTGGCCGCGCGGACGGGTGTGCAGGTATAA